From the Huiozyma naganishii CBS 8797 chromosome 2, complete genome genome, one window contains:
- the KNAG0B05400 gene encoding uncharacterized protein: protein MSAQRAAPHAWAGPPTVCATLSRSRRGADRLRRSLWFPTSMSKEEIEVRMVQKQDRQCSAAIKKAVEEAEYPQPKEGYMFSSEIPSAVTALFNAPFANRGAQSRATPTENQPPPSLDPKESQAPPQVPPQVPSTNEHSKLRFQCAVARARQAKAIFHPIEAQKPAPRPTETTLHSVPSGRPLSIISPNSVANTHPQGLVPPQNNVRTAPNSTDLGVAIGNDEMCEEGLDDGARRKGRNGRIGWIDRVSKDNRNGYDYALNNFGDHDPDITPRFRTIDTHDLRRWRKFRDASRAEYTRAQTTIKEIKRASLEFRLRKIKRHEGTVKTRTTALYRKLFKHSPDPEEPALPTRPVDAPGCGDADGYSAAKLMFTRLLKLEEETWRKYKHSLHVSLWLDSLIAANIDGNDYRGHICGSIRTEVGNLTGLLQDKLALLGKYQEHNLTTMNNISRCLETGRQLRLTMEQAPDATSRRKAKGEYLLYKDRLMVKLHRVLDSLDMMDSRYASEVELFSRLVSEKKEVYRRLHGMDLHHGIPVRVQEKIAWLRCMEADKPSLGVRVNMKIGEVLDAFDIH, encoded by the coding sequence ATGTCCGCCCAAAGGGCTGCACCACATGCATGGGCCGGACCCCCTACTGTGTGTGCGACCTTATCGAGAAGTAGACGCGGGGCTGATCGCCTGCGACGAAGTCTTTGGTTTCCTACATCCATGAGCAAGGAGGAAATCGAGGTACGCATGGTCCAAAAGCAGGACAGACAATGCAGCGCGGCAATCAAGAAGGCGGTTGAGGAGGCAGAGTACCCTCAACCCAAAGAGGGCTACATGTTCAGCTCGGAGATCCCAAGCGCCGTTACGGCGCTGTTCAACGCTCCCTTCGCCAACAGGGGCGCACAGTCCCGTGCCACCCCAACCGAAAACCAGCCACCGCCATCCCTAGATCCAAAGGAATCACAGGCCCCACCACAGGTTCCACCACAAGTCCCATCCACAAATGAGCACTCTAAATTGAGGTTCCAGTGCGCTGTCGCAAGAGCCCGCCAAGCAAAAGCCATTTTTCATCCGATAGAAGCCCAGAAACCGGCACCACGCCCCACAGAAACCACTCTACACTCGGTTCCTAGTGGCAGACCCCTCTCCATCATCTCTCCCAATTCCGTTGCGAACACCCACCCCCAAGGGTTAGTACCTCCGCAAAACAACGTCCGCACTGCCCCCAACAGTACAGACCTTGGAGTAGCTATAGGAAACGATGAGATGTGCGAGGAGGGTCTTGACGACGGTGCCCGTAGAAAAGGCAGAAACGGCAGGATCGGCTGGATTGACAGGGTCTCCAAAGACAACAGGAACGGCTACGACTACGCCTTGAACAACTTTGGCGACCACGACCCGGACATCACTCCAAGGTTCAGAACCATAGACACACACGACCTTCGCCGCTGGAGAAAGTTCAGGGACGCTTCGCGCGCAGAGTACACCAGGGCGCAAACAACCATCAAGGAAATCAAACGGGCCTCACTTGAATTCCGGCTGCGGAAGATCAAAAGGCATGAAGGCACAGTGAAGACAAGGACAACAGCACTGTACcggaaactgttcaaacaCAGCCCGGACCCTGAGGAGCCCGCGCTCCCTACTCGCCCTGTCGACGCCCCGGGATGCGGTGATGCGGATGGATATAGTGCCGCAAAGCTGATGTTCACACGTCTTTTGAagctcgaagaagagacgtGGCGCAAGTACAAACACAGCCTGCACGTCTCGCTGTGGCTAGACTCTCTGATTGCAGCAAATATAGACGGCAACGACTACCGCGGCCACATTTGTGGCAGCATCAGAACCGAAGTCGGCAATTTGACAGGCCTGCTGCAAGACAAGCTGGCCCTCCTAGGAAAATATCAAGAACACAACCTCACCACGATGAATAACATCAGCAGGTGTCTCGAGACCGGACGCCAATTAAGACTCACCATGGAGCAGGCCCCCGATGCAACGTCTAGAAGAAAGGCGAAAGGGGAGTACCTGCTCTACAAGGACAGGCTGATGGTGAAACTGCATCGTGTGCTGGACTCCCTCGACATGATGGACAGCAGGTACGCCAGCGAGGTCGAGCTCTTCTCGCGGCTGGTCTCCGAGAAAAAGGAGGTGTACCGGCGATTACATGGAATGGACTTGCACCACGGCATTCCCGTGAGAGTCCAGGAGAAGATCGCCTGGCTCCGCTGCATGGAGGCTGATAAACCCAGCCTAGGAGTAAGAGTCAACATGAAGATTGGCGAGGTATTGGACGCGTTCGACATCCACTAA
- the KNAG0B05410 gene encoding alkene reductase produces MSFQTNFTPVALKDANLFKPIKVGAMELDHRVVMAPLTRMRALHPNHIPNEELTPLYYDQRSKAPGTLIITEATFISAQAGGYDNAPGIWSEEQVAVWKKIFAKIHGNNSFVFVQLWNLGRQAIPSAMARDGLRYDSASDDLYIDEETKKAAFDAGIKQHGITKSEIKQYIAEYVHAAKNSIEAGADGVEIHSANSYILNQFLDPISNHRTDEYGGSIENRARFSLEVVDALINAIGAERVGIRFSPFGKYGGMSGSDDPQVYELYSYLLDQLESRAQFGNRLAYVHLMEPRVTNASLEEGQGEDLEHSNDFAYEHWKGLIIRSGNFAINPDITKRVVDDRTLIAYGRYFISTPDLPHRLAEGLPLNKYDRPTFYAPSAVGYTDYPTYEEALKLGWKA; encoded by the coding sequence ATGTCTTTCCAAACAAACTTTACCCCCGTCGCTCTTAAGGACGCCAACCTCTTCAAACCCATCAAAGTGGGGGCCATGGAATTGGACCACCGTGTCGTGATGGCTCCATTGACCAGAATGAGGGCTCTTCACCCTAACCATATCCCCAACGAGGAATTGACCCCATTGTACTATGACCAGAGATCAAAGGCTCCAGGTACTCTGATTATCACGGAGGCAACTTTCATCTCCGCACAAGCTGGTGGGTACGACAACGCTCCAGGTATCTGGTCAGAGGAACAGGTTGCCGTCTGGAAGAAGATCTTTGCTAAGATACACGGGAACAACTCCTTTGTCTTTGTACAATTGTGGAATTTGGGAAGACAGGCTATCCCCAGCGCTATGGCCAGAGATGGGCTCCGTTACGACTCTGCCTCTGATGACTTGTACATAGACGAAGAGACCAAGAAGGCCGCATTCGATGCCGGTATTAAGCAACACGGTATCACCAAAAGTGAGATCAAGCAGTACATTGCAGAGTACGTCCATGCTGCCAAAAACTCTATCGAGGCCGGTGCTGACGGTGTCGAGATCCACAGTGCCAACAGTTATATACTGAACCAATTCCTGGACCCAATTTCTAACCATAGAACTGACGAATACGGCGGATCTATTGAAAACAGAGCCCGCTTCTCTTTGGAGGTTGTCGATGCCTTGATCAATGCCATCGGTGCCGAAAGAGTGGGGATCAGATTTTCACCCTTTGGGAAGTACGGTGGTATGTCAGGTAGCGACGATCCTCAGGTATACGAACTCTACTCTTACCTGCTGGACCAATTGGAATCGAGAGCACAATTTGGTAACAGATTAGCATACGTGCACCTCATGGAACCCCGTGTCACGAATGCTTCCCTGGAGGAAGGCCAAGGTGAAGACCTGGAACATTCGAATGATTTTGCGTACGAACACTGGAAGGGTCTCATTATCAGATCTGGTAACTTTGCCATCAACCCAGATATTACCAAGAGAGTAGTGGACGACAGAACTTTGATCGCGTATGGGAGATACTTCATCTCAACTCCGGATTTACCCCACAGACTAGCCGAGGGGTTGCCCTTGAACAAGTACGACAGACCCACGTTTTATGCACCAAGTGCCGTTGGTTACACAGATTACCCAACTTACGAAGAGGCCTTGAAGTTGGGGTGGAAAGCCTGA
- the YFH7 gene encoding Yfh7p (similar to Saccharomyces cerevisiae YFR007W; ancestral locus Anc_8.101) — protein sequence MSEQNTAQVLADEVLDFFDKRIGQNYRMIVLLVGAPGSGKSSIACSLKDEINRRYKKHRAETGGGTDVDRSVFDVEGMLGHVKEIPPSLKEEMEKNDGIIPRFVEDCMFKPVKLTSAILPDSTTTQIIGRGGVLNSITIERDQKTKTTDRNIAEVIPMDGFHLSRRCLDEFKDPVRAHKRRGSPPTFDSNNFLQLAKLIGAASPAISGKYRGGQLFKEIERTFDNTLPSIYVPGFDHSLKDPTPKSYCLDSSVRIAILEGLYLLYDRENWKEIYPTLEDRGAVLVYKIDIEDEVIRDRVAKRHLHSKLVKTLEEGRRKFDENDLLNAHIVNDHMILVPDIRVIRND from the coding sequence ATGAGTGAACAAAATACTGCTCAGGTTCTGGCCGATGAAGTATTGGATTTCTTTGACAAAAGAATAGGTCAAAACTACAGGATGATTGTGCTACTTGTTGGAGCTCCGGGTTCGGGAAAATCGAGCATTGCTTGTAGTTTGAAAGATGAGATCAATCGAAGATACAAGAAGCATAGAGCGGAGACAGGAGGTGGCACCGACGTTGACCGGTCTGTTTTCGATGTTGAGGGTATGTTGGGCCACGTTAAGGAGATACCTCCAAGTTTGAAAGAGGAGATGGAAAAAAACGACGGTATTATCCCCCGTTTTGTCGAAGATTGTATGTTTAAGCCCGTAAAGTTAACTAGTGCAATCTTGCCGGATTCCACGACTACTCAAATTATTGGTAGAGGTGGGGTGTTGAACTCGATCACAATTGAAAGGGATCAGAAGACAAAGACAACCGACCGCAATATTGCGGAGGTGATCCCTATGGATGGGTTTCATCTTTCACGAAGGTGCCTGGATGAGTTTAAAGATCCTGTTAGAGCCCATAAACGAAGGGGTTCGCCACCCACATTCGATAGCAATAATTTTCTCCAATTAGCTAAACTCATCGGGGCTGCTTCTCCTGCTATTTCCGGGAAATACCGGGGAGGtcaactgttcaaagaaataGAGAGGACGTTTGATAACACATTACCGTCCATATATGTTCCTGGGTTTGACcactctttgaaagatcCAACTCCAAAAAGCTACTGCCTTGATAGTTCCGTTAGAATTGCAATTTTAGAAGGGCTGTATCTACTCTACGACAGGGAAAACTGGAAGGAAATCTATCCAACACTTGAAGATAGAGGAGCTGTTTTGGTTTACAAAATTGATATCGAAGATGAAGTCATCCGAGATCGGGTGGCCAAGAGACATCTACATAGTAAACTGGTAAAAACACTGGAAGAAGGCAGAAGAAAGTTTGATGAGAACGACCTCCTTAATGCACACATTGTGAACGATCACATGATTTTGGTACCAGATATACGGGTGATAAGAAATGACTAG
- the FAR7 gene encoding Far7p (similar to Saccharomyces cerevisiae FAR7 (YFR008W); ancestral locus Anc_8.105) yields the protein MEEKQRVKQQSNQFNNQNPPLEHLQRQQVCMSPQNENLQYMYHLIETLRNQLIENRDQKNSILKSIGTLSTRLERDPERKRESNEKDIIIFKEFLARNKTGQGSQPIPKCEEDRTKYLALQNKHLRELLGKKTLETEASLQLLNHHESMFAEVVKHLREDIANFHSMVRLQVKSGIGNKLLPLEDEEFKIYLENTEDLQKLFELSKLYRALLKLL from the coding sequence atggaggagaagcagaGAGTGAAACAGCAAAGCAATCAGTTCAATAATCAAAACCCTCCCCTGgaacatcttcaaagacagCAGGTGTGCATGTCCCCTCAAAATGAGAACTTGCAGTATATGTACCACCTAATAGAAACGTTAAGAAACCAACTGATTGAGAACAGGGATCAGAAAAACAGCATTCTGAAAAGCATAGGTACCTTGTCAACAAGACTGGAACGAGATCCagaaaggaaaagagagagcAATGAGAAAGATATAATCATTTTCAAGGAGTTTCTGGCCAGGAATAAAACAGGGCAGGGAAGCCAGCCGATACCGAAGTGCGAGGAGGATCGTACCAAGTATCTGGCTTTGCAGAATAAACATTTACGAGAGCTACTAGGGAAGAAGACTTTGGAAACGGAAGCTTCTCTGCAACTACTGAACCATCATGAAAGCATGTTTGCTGAGGTTGTCAAGCATCTTCGTGAAGATATTGCAAACTTTCATTCAATGGTGCGATTGCAAGTAAAAAGTGGGATAGGGAATAAACTTTTACCCTTAGAGGATGAGGAATTCAAGATTTATTTAGAGAATACTGAAGACTTACAAAAACTCTTTGAGctttcaaaactttacCGAGCTCTTCTGAAACTACTTTAG
- the KNAG0B05440 gene encoding uncharacterized protein (Ty like retrotransposon): MSSEVKDILYSLRNLQVMNPDKLRFMKKLSSFSNYPVWVRQFEMKIKNNCRPLFLYLKDEENKVYNFDYEEVSEKKNTQAIVGLFNDTIFGMINATATGKALEIVEQVFFSEADYNEVHFGKMLLLRIAHEYENPKLIDVVSLLEDWMKPLKTAEEHEEIFKSLLANRRMLGSELFLAAFAVYKAPPNTQRRLVDKFGRSSTVDIADLFRTGRGWAAEEFKSSKGKSESSALVVQKKEFRPCRHCNGNHYDNKCPKQKKKWHQAKLMSVGNEDEPSGLIARVAFADNQPEKTGNWYLDSGCSMHMTGSKNSFETLEMKGGGAVHGIGASLKIQGNGIVELGKYTVNDTAYVPNLPRNLLSVSKMTQKTGKCVIFTES; encoded by the coding sequence ATGTCTTCCGAAGTTAAAGACATCCTTTATAGCCTTAGAAATCTACAGGTTATGAACCCTGACAAGTTGCGGTTCATGAAAAAGCTCTCTTCGTTCAGCAACTATCCGGTTTGGGTCAGACAGTTTGAGATGAAGATCAAAAACAACTGTAGGCCCTTGTTTTTGTATCTGAAAGATGAGGAGAACAAGGTTTACAACTTTGACTACGAAGAAGTAtctgaaaagaagaatacTCAAGCTATTGTGGGTCTGTTCAATGACACCATATTTGGAATGATCAATGCGACTGCAACTGGAAAGGCGCTAGAAATCGTTGAACAagtcttcttttctgaaGCTGATTACAACGAGGTACATTTCGGAaagatgctgctgctgaggATTGCCCACGAGTATGAGAATCCAAAGTTGATTGACGTTGTCAGTCTTTTGGAAGACTGGATGAAGCCTTTGAAGACAGCCGAAGAACATGAAGAAATCTTTAAGTCATTGCTGGCAAACAGACGGATGCTTGGCAGTGAACTTTTCTTGGCTGCTTTCGCTGTGTACAAGGCACCACCAAACACCCAAAGAAGATTGGTCGATAAGTTTGGCAGATCTTCCACAGTTGATATAGCAGATCTGTTCCGGACGGGCCGTGGTTGGGCAGCGGAAGAGTTCAAGTCCTCCAAGGGCAAGAGTGAATCGTCCGCGTTGGTTgtgcagaagaaggagtTCAGACCTTGCAGACATTGTAATGGAAACCATTATGACAACAAATGCCCtaaacagaagaagaagtggCATCAAGCAAAGCTTATGTCTGTGGGGAATGAAGATGAGCCTAGTGGACTTATTGCTAGAGTCGCCTTTGCCGATAACCAGCCagaaaaaactggaaactgGTACCTGGACAGTGGTTGTTCAATGCACATGACAGGGTCCAAGAACTCTTTTGAGACATTGGAAATGAAAGGCGGCGGTGCTGTTCACGGGATCGGtgcctctttgaagattcaAGGGAACGGTATTGTGGAGCTTGGGAAGTACACCGTAAATGATACGGCGTATGTTCCTAACTTGCCTCGTAACTTGCTGTCAGTGTCAAAAATGACTCAGAAGACAGGGAAGTGCGTGATCTTTACCGAGTCTTAG
- the KNAG0B05450 gene encoding nicotinamide-nucleotide adenylyltransferase NMA1 (similar to Saccharomyces cerevisiae NMA2 (YGR010W) and NMA1 (YLR328W); ancestral locus Anc_4.147) — translation MDPTKAPDFKPPSPNEQLNPPPDPTSTIPKSGPIVPYVLADYNSSIDAPFNLNTTHKKNSKLRTGNTHHHIPLNVDSFQPLSADISSASSLSSLSGNDESDRYDENGNERNECNELKDNDERSTIGQNDDSFGALPSTSSTLRRKELDILINVGVKKNQIADLEEVPHGIVRQARKFESYEFPTHRLAKRLSDPNKLPLVIVACGSFSPITYLHLRMFEMALDDINEQTRFEVVGGYYSPVNDTYQKPGLAPSYHRVRMCELACERTSSWLMVDAWESLQPSYTRTAKVLDHFNHEINVKRGGISNLNGEKMGVKIMLLAGGDLIESMGEPNVWADADLHHILGNYGCLIVERTGSDVRSFLLSHDIMYEHRRNVLVIKQLIYNDISSTKVRLFIRRGMSVQYLLPNSVIRYLQEHRLYVNQSEPVKQVLSGNE, via the coding sequence ATGGATCCAACTAAGGCACCAGATTTCAAGCCACCTTCCCCTAATGAACAGCTGAATCCTCCCCCAGATCCCACATCCACGATACCGAAGTCAGGGCCAATTGTGCCGTACGTTTTGGCGGATTACAACTCCTCTATTGATGCACCGTTCAATCTGAACACGACCCATAAGAAGAATAGCAAGTTGAGGACAGGTAATACACACCACCACATCCCGCTAAACGTGGACAGTTTCCAACCGTTATCCGCAGACATTTCGTCAGCATCGTCGCTCTCTTCCCTATCGGGGAATGATGAATCCGACAGGTATGACGAGAATGGTAATGAAAGAAATGAATGTAATGAACTTAAAGACAACGACGAAAGATCGACTATTGGCCAAAATGATGACTCTTTCGGTGCGTTACCGTCTACCTCGTCAACTCTCAGACGTAAAGAGCTAGATATATTGATCAATGTAGGAGTGAAAAAGAACCAAATAGCAGATCTAGAAGAGGTGCCCCACGGTATCGTTAGACAAGCAAGAAAATTTGAGAGCTACGAATTTCCAACTCATCGACTGGCGAAAAGACTGTCCGATCCAAACAAATTACCTTTGGTGATCGTTGCGTGTGGTTCGTTTTCTCCCATCACATACCTCCACCTCAGAATGTTTGAGATGGCCTTAGATGATATTAATGAACAAACTAGATTTGAAGTGGTTGGAGGGTACTACTCTCCAGTGAATGACACCTATCAGAAACCGGGCTTGGCCCCATCATACCATAGGGTGAGGATGTGTGAGCTCGCGTGTGAAAGAACGTCCTCCTGGCTAATGGTCGACGCTTGGGAATCACTCCAACCATCTTATACTAGGACTGCCAAAGTCCTAGATCATTTCAATCACGAAATTAACGTCAAAAGAGGCGGTATTTCGAACTTGAACGGCGAGAAAATGGGTGTGAAGATTATGCTGCTTGCCGGTGGCGATCTGATAGAGTCGATGGGTGAACCCAACGTGTGGGCAGACGCAGATTTACATCACATTTTAGGGAACTACGGCTGTTTGATCGTGGAACGGACCGGCTCTGATGTTCGTTCCTTTTTACTTTCTCATGATATCATGTATGAACACAGAAGGAATGTTTTAGTAATCAAGCAATTGATCTATAACGATATTTCATCCACAAAGGTCCGTCTATTCATCAGACGTGGGATGTCTGTTCAATACCTATTGCCAAACTCTGTTATCAGGTATCTCCAGGAACATAGATTGTATGTCAACCAAAGTGAACCAGTGAAACAGGTATTGAGTGGCAATGAATGA
- the KNAG0B05460 gene encoding uncharacterized protein, with protein sequence MTSTYFFKNLTKATNFVTATFETVFQQNKSAAAKFDIDQYVPPDNCTICNGEISWCSCDLLMKINNNEVEADDAVMGYLKEMEMVRYIRRRNGQKLKLYITKGTPFILASGGVMRKWDERRMRTNSTVTRPSEPSKPSQSFWSQFGPTRTNSGLTSETTVKDTSTAKEPPTVTAPGSVSDSTCTTYPVSSTVPTPVSDPVYTTRKPASVTVRSPVSDPVYTTHSSCIHAATAQPPIESVALRNRTATFPQMVGGTGVSVCSADTGGDGAETVAEERSRWKAAGARRWKKVKEAVQRENHKFKSLAKHIKIGSWEGKKQKANNFDSKVENKTKHVFSRMFKRKAKIGEASPA encoded by the coding sequence ATGACTTCCACctacttcttcaagaatttaACTAAAGCAACGAACTTTGTCACAGCGACATTCGAAACAGTTTTCCAACAGAACAAATCTGCTGCAGCCAAGTTTGACATTGACCAGTACGTTCCGCCCGACAACTGCACTATTTGCAACGGGGAAATCTCCTGGTGCTCCTGCGAcctgttgatgaaaatCAATAACAATGAGGTTGAGGCCGACGACGCAGTGATGGGATATCTGAAAGAGATGGAAATGGTCAGATATATAAGACGCAGGAACGGCCAGAAATTGAAGCTGTACATCACCAAAGGGACACCCTTTATACTTGCCTCTGGCGGTGTAATGAGGAAGTGGGATGAGCGCCGCATGAGAACAAACAGTACTGTCACCCGGCCCTCAGAACCCTCCAAACCCTCTCAGTCCTTCTGGTCTCAGTTTGGGCCCACAAGAACCAACTCCGGCCTCACATCCGAAACAACTGTGAAAGACACTTCAACCGCAAAGGAACCGCCAACCGTCACGGCTCCAGGTTCTGTCTCGGACTCTACCTGTACCACCTACCCAGTTTCCTCCACCGTTCCAACTCCTGTTTCAGACCCAGTTTACACCACTCGCAAACCAGCATCTGTCACCGTTCGAAGTCCTGTCTCGGACCCTGTTTACACCACCCACAGCTCCTGCATTCACGCTGCGACTGCTCAACCCCCAATTGAGTCAGTAGCATTGAGAAACAGAACCGCCACCTTCCCCCAAATGGTCGGCGGCACTGGAGTATCCGTGTGTAGTGCGGATACGGGTGGAGATGGGGCCGAGACTGTTGCTGAAGAGCGTTCCCGATGGAAAGCCGCTGGTGCACGTCGCtggaagaaggtcaaggaGGCGGTACAAAGGGAGAATCACAAATTTAAGAGCCTGGCGAAACATATAAAGATCGGCTCTTGGGAAGGCAAGAAGCAAAAGGCCAACAATTTTGATAGCAAAGTTGAGAACAAGACCAAGCATGTATTTAGTAGGATGTTCAAACGAAAAGCTAAAATTGGCGAAGCTTCCCCCGCTTAA
- the SNU71 gene encoding Snu71p (similar to Saccharomyces cerevisiae SNU71 (YGR013W); ancestral locus Anc_4.149) has product MSEIVYVSPQLYLVADSEWKSDVAKRGYIPMLKADLQTFEKMLHNTSRLQSAHIKGPIDNSVHIKTNGSAGSLLAKGSGANGGLFGENKMTSKYVPLKQFLPISLEQQLHTISLHKVPFNESNGNVESFIAGILQIALEANSQFFCSIKCWTNITSPGIDTQDLFVRLDSGNDLGKYSNFVCFLKALVTKVGLLELHLDSNTTNFVKDHITQETKSDDIPDEAVKAFKGLIEKLKVANLDGNKEHDNNVETEYKVDLRTLSDIPTDSLDQLCKDIKEFRTKVVSIEREKMTKEHFEESKRMKQHMMKMFEQIKKSNKDQLGVDVEENVPDDDDVDDVGDDGGDDDDVLEKQRLDQERASSNARYKEYLSTLASVIEPRIQKLKTDTLLTKQYEGRLTENRALALKELEHTSNDFYYDHHRSFKDEEEYLDSLNRAKFGDVTVVAAQPKTINEENVTSSQSSKETESNLEEPETAGKESLVEDEHMNIKIAFKRAIDKPNDTEPNEAIKQMTRDENTTETIPLSSKIDDIIPYSGADLEQRLAKLKESRVVDELVNEYLGVYEDELVEYIFDNIRENKSKEVLFEDLKETFDEDAIKIVDTIWKREEFH; this is encoded by the coding sequence ATGAGTGAGATAGTGTATGTTTCCCCGCAGCTGTATTTGGTAGCTGATTCAGAGTGGAAGAGTGATGTTGCGAAAAGAGGGTACATACCGATGCTGAAGGCTGATTTGCAgacctttgaaaaaatgTTGCACAACACCTCGAGACTGCAGTCAGCTCATATTAAGGGACCGATAGACAATTCAGTTCACATCAAAACTAATGGGAGCGCTGGATCTTTGTTGGCGAAAGGTTCTGGCGCAAACGGAGGTTTGTTCGGAGAAAATAAGATGACTTCAAAATATGTGcctttgaaacagtttttgCCTATATCATTGGAGCAACAATTGCATACCATATCTTTGCATAAAGTACCGTTCAACGAATCCAATGGTAATGTGGAATCATTTATTGCTGGGATCCTACAAATTGCACTTGAGGCTAAttctcaatttttttgtagCATAAAATGTTGGACTAACATCACGTCCCCCGGTATCGACACCCAGGACTTGTTTGTGAGGCTTGATAGCGGCAACGATTTGGGGAAATATTCAAACTTTGtctgttttttgaaagCTCTCGTTACCAAAGTTGGGTTGTTGGAACTGCATTTGGATTCGAATACGACGAACTTTGTCAAAGATCATATaacacaagaaacaaaaagtGATGATATTCCCGATGAAGCTGTAAAAGCATTTAAAGGTTTGattgagaaattgaaagttGCAAATCTAGATGGTAATAAAGAACACGATAATAATGTGGAGACTGAGTATAAAGTAGACCTAAGAACGTTGAGCGATATCCCTACTGATTCGCTGGACCAACTGTGCAAAGACATAAAGGAGTTTAGGACAAAAGTGGTCAGtattgaaagagaaaaaatgaCGAAAGAGCATTTTGAGGAGAGTAAACGGATGAAACAGCATATGATGAAGATGTTCGAACAAATTAAGAAAAGCAACAAGGACCAACTAGGTGTGGATGTCGAAGAAAATGTTcctgatgatgatgatgtcGATGATGTGGGAGACGATGGCggggacgacgacgacgttTTGGAGAAACAAAGATTGGACCAAGAGCGTGCATCGTCAAACGCAAGATACAAAGAGTATTTGTCGACTTTGGCTTCTGTGATAGAACCTCGCATACAAAAACTCAAAACAGATACTCTTCTAACGAAGCAATATGAAGGGCGTTTGACTGAAAATAGGGCCCTTGCCTTGAAGGAATTAGAGCATACATCTAATGATTTCTACTACGATCATCACCGATCCTTTAAGGACGAGGAAGAGTACTTGGACTCCTTGAATAGAGCTAAATTTGGCGATGTGACAGTAGTCGCGGCACAACCAAAAACGATTAACGAGGAAAATGTAACCAGCTCCCAAAGTTCCAAAGAAACTGAGAGCAATCTAGAAGAGCCAGAGACAGCCGGCAAAGAGAGCTTAGTGGAGGATGAGCACATGAACATTAAAATTGCGTTCAAACGTGCGATTGACAAGCCTAATGATACTGAACCAAACGAAGCTATTAAACAAATGACCCGTGACGAGAACACAACAGAGACAATTCCGTTGTCGTCGAAGATTGACGACATAATACCGTACAGTGGAGCTGACCTAGAACAAAGATTAGCTAAACTGAAGGAGTCTCGAGTTGTTGACGAGTTGGTGAACGAATACCTGGGTGTGTACGAAGATGAACTGGTTGAGTACatttttgataatattCGGGAGAACAAGAGTAAAGAGGTTTTGTTTGAGGACCTGAAAGAAACCTTTGATGAAGACGCAatcaaaattgttgataccatttggaagagagaagaattCCACTAG